From the genome of Saccharomyces eubayanus strain FM1318 chromosome X, whole genome shotgun sequence, one region includes:
- the NUP85 gene encoding Nup85p, which translates to MRRHSTYMLKLRQKRTIGVQLGNMTVEDSDHLLMDVNQIDFLDDATAQTGDCMADDYDEQFYERDPASGAIVVPMTLNEQPIEKHGEKLPLKFRLGPVSSQNMGFITAEGKYKLYPVKIPRVDTTKEFTTYVSSLFEIYRDLGDDRVFNVPTIGVVNSNFAKEHNATVNLAMEAILNELEVFINSTKDLNGRLNRFYELEESLTILNCLRTIYFTLDGQDVEENRPKFIESLLNWINRSDGEPDEEYIEQVFSFNGSTPGKKVFEIQYFWKLINQLVLRGLLPQAIGCIERSDLLSYLEGTCAVSFDAIGDSIELLKQYPRDSSSAFREWKNLVLKLGQAFGSSATNISGELRDYIEDFLLVIGGNQRKILQYSRTWYESFCGFLLYYIPSLELSTEYLEISLESNAVDVTNNWEQSCVDIISGKIHSILPVMESLDSCTAAFTAMICEAKGLIENVFENDESMGEYNYEDNEMLEDLFSYKNGMASYMLNSFAFELCSLGDKELWPIAIGLIALSLTGTRSAKKMVIAELLPHYPFVTNDDIEWMLSICVEWRLPEIAKEIYTTLGNQMLSAHNIVESIANFSKAGKFELVKSYSWLLFEASCMEGRKLDDPVLNAIVSNNATAGEDFLIPEDILNCVVTSAMRQTLAPYAILSQFYEESDSGRWDQALYLLLLLIEFPFLPKHYLILLVAKFLYPIFLLDDKKPIDEESAAKIIEVIEAKWDETDEKTLNLYETIIETEKSLPNSTLELLKSVRKKLNFKLCQTFM; encoded by the coding sequence ATGCGGAGACATTCAACATATATGCTCAAACTGAGGCAAAAAAGAACGATCGGAGTGCAATTAGGGAATATGACGGTGGAGGACTCGGATCACTTGCTTATGGATGTCAATCAAATAGATTTTTTAGATGACGCGACGGCGCAAACAGGCGATTGTATGGCTGATGATTATGACGAACAATTTTATGAAAGGGATCCAGCCAGCGGAGCTATAGTGGTTCCAATGACTTTGAATGAGCAGcctattgaaaaacatgGAGAAAAATTGCCCTTAAAATTTAGATTGGGGCCAGTTTCCTCTCAAAATATGGGATTTATAACTGCAGAAGGTAAATATAAGCTTTACCCTGTGAAAATACCTAGAGTAGATACAACAAAAGAGTTCACCACGTATGTGTCAAGCTTATTTGAAATCTATCGTGATTTGGGTGATGATAGAGTATTTAATGTACCAACTATCGGGGTTGTTAATTCTAATTTCGCAAAGGAACACAATGCAACAGTCAACCTGGCCATGGAGGCTATATTGAATGAATTGGAAGTGTTTATCAATAGCACTAAAGATTTGAACGGAAGATTGAACAGATTCTATGAGTTAGAAGAATCATTAACCATATTAAACTGCTTAAGAACAATATACTTCACATTAGACGGTCAGGATGTAGAAGAAAACAGGCCTAAATTCATTGAGTCGTTGTTGAATTGGATTAACAGATCAGATGGTGAACCTGATGAAGAATACATCGAGCAAGTGTTTTCATTTAATGGCTCAACACCTGGtaaaaaagtttttgaaatacaaTATTTCTGGAAACTTATAAACCAATTAGTGCTAAGGGGTCTGCTCCCTCAAGCTATAGGTTGCATTGAAAGATCAGATCTTTTGTCATATTTAGAAGGCACGTGTGCTGTTTCATTCGATGCAATAGGCGATTCCATTGAACTCCTGAAACAATATCCAAGGGATTCATCTAGTGCATTTAGagaatggaaaaatttggtGCTAAAACTGGGTCAAGCTTTTGGCAGTTCAGCCACCAATATTTCTGGTGAGCTGCGCGATTATATTGAGGACTTCTTATTAGTAATTGGAGGTAATCAACGGAAAATTCTGCAATATTCAAGGACGTGGTATGAATCCTTTTGTGGGTTtctattatattatatCCCTTCATTAGAATTATCCACAGAATATTTAGAAATCTCATTGGAGTCCAACGCCGTTGATGTAACAAATAATTGGGAGCAATCGTGTGTCGACATCATTAGTGGTAAAATACACTCTATTCTGCCAGTGATGGAATCCTTGGATAGTTGTACGGCTGCATTCACTGCTATGATTTGTGAAGCCAAAGGGTTGATAGAGAATGtgtttgaaaatgatgaaagtATGGGTGAATATAACtatgaagataatgaaatgCTAGAGGATCTATTTTCCTATAAGAACGGTATGGCATCGTACATGCTAAACAGCTTCGCTTTTGAGTTGTGTTCACTAGGTGATAAGGAACTGTGGCCTATAGCCATTGGTTTGATAGCTTTATCTCTCACAGGGACTAGAAGTGCGAAGAAAATGGTGATTGCGGAGTTATTACCTCATTACCCTTTTGTTACAAATGACGACATTGAGTGGATGCTAAGTATATGTGTTGAATGGAGACTGCCAGAAATAGCAAAGGAAATATACACCACGTTGGGTAATCAAATGCTATCGGCACATAATATCGTTGAAAGTATTGCAAATTTCAGCAAAGCCGGTAAATTTGAACTAGTAAAATCTTATTCATGGCTATTGTTTGAAGCATCATGCATGGAAGGCCGAAAGTTAGACGATCCTGTATTAAATGCCATTGTGAGTAATAATGCTACTGCAGGAGAAGATTTCCTAATACCggaagatattttgaactGTGTAGTGACTAGCGCCATGCGCCAAACTTTAGCACCATATGCCATTTTATCACAGTTCTACGAAGAGAGCGACAGTGGACGTTGGGACCAAGCACTATATCTATTGCTTTTATTGATTGAATTCCCATTTTTACCAAAACACTATTTGATTTTACTTGTGGCGAAGTTTCTGTATCCAATCTTTCTCTTAGATGATAAAAAGCCAATAGATGAAGAGTCAGCGGCGAAAATAATTGAAGTCATAGAAGCCAAATGGGACGAAACTGATGAGAAGACTTTGAACTTGTATGAAACTATTattgaaacagaaaagagTCTACCCAATAGTACCTTGGAGCTTTTGAAGAgtgtaagaaaaaaactgaatTTTAAGTTATGTCAAACGTTCATGTAA
- the POL32 gene encoding DNA polymerase delta subunit POL32: protein MDQQTSSFINDKLFTEVKPVLFTDLIHHLKVGPSMAKKLMFGYYKRTTNAKFNCVVMCCYKDQTIKIIHDVTIIPDQDLIVDCFIYAFNPMDTFIPYYDIIDQKGCLTIKNPYELTVSESSRAVERTKTLEEKPKQLVRPTVRSKTTPEESASKKSKSKDMGLRSTALLARMKKDRDDKEASRQNELRKRKEENMQKINKKNPERVAQMEQLNNLFVEDDLEDEELDENTRPKSPEKAAVNDNDKNSNDLEDLLETTAEDSLMEVPKAKQTECSVIEIPKEPKLEEESSSFIDEDGYIVTKRPATSTPPRKSSPVAKRALSSKQQETPSTSKRSKKQGTLESFFKRKSK from the coding sequence ATGGACCAGCAAACTTCATCTTTTATCAATGACAAACTATTTACTGAGGTGAAGCCCGTACTTTTCACAGATCTAATACATCATTTGAAAGTTGGCCCATCCATGgcaaagaaattgatgtTCGGATACTACAAACGTACCACCAATGCTAAATTCAACTGTGTAGTAATGTGCTGCTATAAAGATCAAACCATCAAGATCATACATGATGTCACCATTATTCCAGACCAAGATTTAATAGTCGATTGCTTCATTTATGCTTTCAATCCAATGGATACTTTCATACCGTACTACGATATCATCGATCAAAAGGGTTGTCTGACCATTAAGAATCCGTATGAACTCACGGTTTCTGAATCATCGAGGGCTGTAGAGAGGACTAAGACCTTGGAAGAGAAACCTAAACAGTTGGTTAGGCCCACAGTAAGATCAAAAACCACACCAGAAGAATCTGCTAGTAAGAAATCCAAATCTAAAGACATGGGCCTCAGGTCCACTGCTCTACTGGCTAGGATGAAGAAGGATAGAGACGATAAAGAAGCCTCGAGACAAAACGAACTACGTAAGAGAAAAGAGGAGAACATGCAGaagataaacaaaaaaaacccaGAAAGAGTAGCTCAAATGGAGCAATTAAACAACCTATTTGTAGAAGACGActtagaagatgaagagctGGACGAGAACACACGACCCAAATCGCCTGAAAAAGCTGCTGTCAATGACAACGATAAGAATAGTAATGATTTAGAAGACCTGTTAGAAACAACAGCAGAAGATTCGCTCATGGAAGTGCCTAAAGCAAAGCAAACAGAATGCTCAGTAATAGAGATACCAAAAGAGCCtaaacttgaagaagagtCCTCTTCGTTTATTGACGAGGACGGCTATATAGTCACAAAGAGACCAGCCACTTCTACCCCACCAAGGAAGTCATCTCCAGTGGCGAAAAGAGCCTTATCTTctaaacaacaagaaacaCCATCAACAAGtaaaagatcaaaaaaGCAAGGTACTTTAGAAAGCTTTTTTAAGAGAAAATCCAAATGA
- the URB2 gene encoding ribosome biogenesis protein URB2, with protein MGELAEELPIPDNAQDLSKLLRSINTKPYQIAQIVSRFDKLKVYFPNKEVFVLELLIDRLNNGNLDDFKTSEHTWVIFKRLLEAISDSISIKKLLKKLKTVSVMIKTFQLWPKDKLNSGRGSFVSAFFSINSYLIVNFSVEESFQLLEQVINGLSSFSTPEIALSYLQDACSLTHIDNIIATDNKIAACYCKHMLLPSLKYFSQVEQPTSSRKTFVCLSGFMSKFLLQPRVDYMKLNEKFVQENASEISDEMAYYYFSSFVEFLSKDNFAQLEAIFTVLAAKNPGLKCRFLALLSDSKKTVSQEFLENLLFETLSSSNGHESLSLIPTILKLDIEVSIKHTSRLLELVYLKHSTDALFSYQIWDLIIQSHANARELPIFFNKINEYCSEKKPDSYFLLNDQVYVKSVTKQLFTLSTMQWKNLLQNLLDQVNRDSTNRVPLYLIRICLEGLSESVSHTTLNELKPILSQVFILESFDNNLQWDLKYHIMEVYDDIVPEEELKKIDHIFSSNIFDTTPEHLEELFFYCFKLREYISFDISGVILKFMRHFENLDHETKSNLSFSIVSKFATLVNNNFSRDDISSLVDLLLTDSTKLWELLNNDDIFEEANITHALVNKLALSCDKGFALDALIQIPIQCINKNVRVALINKLTSEAACLDVSAKKCILHLLASPTFKSNIEMDFFELCEKTVTTPEIAILESEEVQVGGEESVFEKVWTNHLSQAKEPISEKFLNNGYDVIKKTMLSPNGEEKIILASFVVAKFLKQNTKHRAVQDIIVNYAVKIIEDYSQQFDPKAIPLLRTSMARLYEIAAFGKCDISKHKATILGSFSKIMLRYHSDKIRHPKEEQEMFLLHSLLVDDKLEYIFAEYLNISHTVKCDFALEFCLIRSLEQGPDALNRLILNSAQSFSTINEICAEKFITIFIIMLKQITRDNNLGHHLFVVAMLEAYTSCNVKKFGHRSYLLLFNAVKEFLVSKPWLFTQYCIEMLLPFCLKSISLLTSNEPYFEIDECFVSIIEVIDHILLVHRFKLSNRHHLINSVLCQLLEILAMHDGKLSVGPADAVSRLITNYCEPYNFSNAQNGSKNNLSSKISLIKQSIRKNVLVVLTKYIQLSITIQFSSTIKKNLQPGIYAIFDILSQNELSHLNAFLDTPGRQYFKSLYLQYKKSGKWRED; from the coding sequence ATGGGCGAGCTTGCGGAAGAACTACCCATTCCAGACAATGCTCAAGACTTGTCGAAATTGTTACGTTCAATAAACACCAAACCATACCAAATTGCCCAGATTGTCTCAAGATTTGATAAATTGAAAGTTTACTTCCCAAACAAAGAAGTCTTTGTCTTAGAACTGCTTATAGATAGGCTTAATAATGGAAATTTAGATGATTTCAAGACTAGTGAACATACTTGggttattttcaaaagactGTTGGAAGCAATTAGTGAttcaatatcaataaaaaaactattgaaaaaactgaaaacaGTTTCTGTTATGATAAAGACCTTTCAATTGTGGCCGAAGGACAAACTGAACAGCGGTCGCGGTTCTTTTGTGagtgcatttttttctattaatAGTTATTTAATAGTCAATTTCTCTGTTGAGGAATCCTTCCAACTTTTGGAACAAGTTATAAACGGGTTAAGTTCATTCTCAACACCCGAAATTGCCCTGTCATATCTACAAGACGCCTGCAGTCTAACTCACATTGACAACATTATTGCAACGGATAACAAAATTGCTGCTTGTTATTGCAAACACATGCTACTGCCAAGCTTAAAGTATTTTTCACAGGTTGAACAGCCTACatcttcaagaaaaactttcGTTTGCCTGTCCGGTTTTATGAGCAAATTCCTTCTACAACCACGTGTAGACTATATGAAACTAAACGAAAAGTTCGTTCAAGAGAATGCATCCGAAATTAGCGATGAAATGgcttattattattttagTAGTTTTGTAGAATTCCTATCGAAAGACAATTTTGCTCAACTAGAAGCTATCTTTACCGTTCTCGCTGCCAAAAATCCTGGTTTAAAGTGCCGATTTCTGGCTCTTCTATCtgattcaaagaaaaccgTTTCTCAAGAGTTTTTAGAGAACCTGTTATTTGAAACCTTATCATCAAGTAACGGACATGAATCATTATCGTTAATACCAACTATCCTGAAATTAGATATTGAAGTTTCCATAAAACATACTTCCCGCTTACTTGAGTTGGTTTATTTGAAACATTCTACCGATGCTCTCTTTTCTTATCAAATTTGGGATTTAATAATCCAGTCTCACGCGAACGCAAGAGAATTACCAATCTTCTTtaacaaaataaatgaatattgTTCCGAAAAAAAGCCTGattcttattttttgttgaatgaTCAAGTATATGTCAAGTCTGTTACGAAGCAGTTATTTACGTTATCTACAATGCAATGGAAAAATTTACTGCAAAATTTACTTGACCAAGTTAATCGCGATTCCACTAATAGGGTTCCCTTATACCTGATACGCATATGTTTAGAAGGACTATCAGAAAGTGTTTCTCACACAACTCTTAATGAATTAAAGCCTATATTATCCCAGGTATTTATTTTGGAGTCTTTCGATAACAATCTTCAATGGGACTTGAAATACCATATAATGGAAGTCTATGATGACATTGTCCCTGAAGAggaattaaagaaaattgacCACATATTTTCctccaatatttttgatacTACACCAGAACATCTTGAAGAGCTATTCTTTTATTGTTTCAAATTAAGAGAGTATATCTCTTTTGACATTTCCGGTGTAATCTTGAAGTTCATGcgtcattttgaaaatctggATCATGAAACCAAATCAAATTTATCGTTTTCTATCGTGTCAAAATTTGCAACTTTAGTCAACAACAACTTTTCGAGAGACGATATTTCTTCCTTGGTTGATTTGTTATTAACAGATTCGACTAAACTGTGGGAATTATTAAACAATGATGACATTTTCGAAGAGGCAAATATCACACATGCTTTGGTAAATAAGCTTGCTTTATCATGCGACAAGGGTTTTGCGTTAGACGCATTGATCCAAATCCCTATTCAATGTATCAACAAAAACGTAAGGGTCGCACTTATCAACAAACTTACGAGTGAAGCTGCCTGTTTAGATGTTAGTGCCAAGAAATGTATCCTTCATCTATTAGCAAGCCCAACTTTCAAGTCAAATATCGAAATggatttctttgaattatGTGAGAAAACAGTAACGACTCCCGAAATAGCTATTTTAGAAAGCGAAGAAGTACAAGTTGGAGGTGAAGAATCCGTTTTCGAAAAAGTCTGGACTAACCATTTATCACAGGCAAAAGAACCTATAAGTGAGAAGTTCTTAAATAACGGATATGATGTTATTAAGAAGACGATGTTATCGCCCAATGGCGAGGAGAAAATAATCCTTGCTAGTTTTGTTGTCgcaaaatttttgaaacaaaaTACTAAACATAGGGCGGTTCAAGACATAATCGTCAACTATGCCGTAAAGATCATAGAAGATTATTCGCAACAGTTTGACCCTAAGGCAATCCCCCTTCTCAGAACCTCTATGGCCAGATTATATGAGATAGCAGCATTCGGAAAATGTGACATTTCCAAGCATAAAGCAACAATTCTAGGATCATTCTCTAAAATCATGCTTCGGTACCATTCCGACAAAATACGTCACCCAAAAGAAGAGCAGGAAATGTTTTTGCTTCATTCACTCTTGGTCGACGATAAGTTAGAATACATTTTTGCGGAGTACTTGAATATTAGCCACACAGTTAAATGCGATTTTGCTTTAGAGTTTTGCTTAATAAGAAGTCTTGAACAAGGCCCTGATGCCCTTAACCGCCTTATTTTGAATAGCGCCCAATCATTCTCCACCATCAATGAAATTTgtgctgaaaaatttattacAATTTTTATCATAATGTTGAAACAGATCACAAGGGACAACAATCTTGGACATCATCTTTTTGTAGTTGCGATGCTAGAAGCCTATACCAGTTGCAACGTCAAAAAGTTTGGCCACAGGTCTTACTTACTTTTGTTTAACGCTGTCAAGGAATTTTTGGTCTCAAAACCTTGGCTCTTTACGCAATACTGCATTGAGATGTTGCTTCCTTTCTGCTTAAAGTCCATAAGCTTACTAACCAGCAATGAGCCAtactttgaaattgatgaatGCTTTGTCAGCATCATCGAAGTTATAGACCATATACTGTTAGTCCACAGGTTTAAGTTGTCTAATCGTCACCATTTAATAAACTCCGTTCTTTGCCAGCTTTTAGAAATACTAGCAATGCATGACGGCAAACTCTCTGTGGGGCCAGCGGATGCCGTATCTAGACTAATAACAAACTATTGTGAGCCGTATAATTTCTCAAATGCTCAAAATGGGTCGAAGAACAACTTAAGCTCAAAGATAAGTTTGATCAAACAATCcattagaaaaaatgtTCTTGTGGTTCTAACTAAGTATATCCAACTGTCTATTACTATACAATTTAGTTCTaccatcaagaaaaacttaCAGCCTGGTATTTATGCAATATTTGATATATTATCTCAAAACGAACTAAGTCATTTGAATGCTTTCCTAGACACACCTGGGAGGCAGTATTTCAAATCACTCTACCTTCAATACAAAAAGAGTGGTAAATGGCGCGAAGATTAA